In one Brienomyrus brachyistius isolate T26 chromosome 5, BBRACH_0.4, whole genome shotgun sequence genomic region, the following are encoded:
- the cdc42ep1a gene encoding cdc42 effector protein 1 yields MNLGKLSGIKGLVSNSQGKRRFKGDLTADMISPPLGDFRHTMHVGRGGDVFGDTSFLSNHGGAADPDSSPEKTSGLLSRTFRHVLRTPTRPVADAADLSTPPPLISPIIKNAISLPRLDVDTPNGCLKRELFPNSPSCPEGSMYSYGVDSGFATLPRLSRIDGQLQDSPTHRSPEPSPSDCTADSLARSDSLISFTVDLGPSLMSEVFGIIDSPDGIREAGLWWEGEGPANSCDAAPLSTNAVADSPRGAELNGRERSDKEWEEGKNGDLPKPESPGTAVKTPGRMEPAMEAERFLRAADVLSRHYGGGGLLKRPFPSNGRDFSPYTGFGPPTQRSPCTDPEEDEIKV; encoded by the exons ATGAATCTGGGCAAACTGTCGGGCATCAAGGGCTTGGTGTCCAACTCGCAGGGCAAGCGGCGCTTCAAGGGCGACCTGACGGCCGACATGATCAGCCCGCCGCTGGGCGACTTCCGGCACACCATGCACGTGGGTCGCGGCGGCGACGTCTTCGGTGACACCTCCTTCCTCAGCAACCACGGCGGGGCAGCCGATCCCGACTCCTCCCCTGAGAAGACCAGCGGCCTCCTCTCCCGCACCTTTCGGCACGTCCTCCGGACCCCGACCCGGCCAGTGGCCGACGCTGCGGATCTCTCCACGCCCCCTCCCCTCATCTCGCCCATCATCAAGAACGCCATCTCCCTGCCCCGGCTGGATGTCGACACTCCCAATGGCTGCCTGAAGAGGGAGCTCTTTCCCAACTCGCCCAGCTGTCCAGAGGGCTCTATGTACTCCTATG GTGTGGATTCTGGTTTTGCCACGCTGCCCCGCCTCTCACGCATTGACGGCCAGCTGCAGGATAGTCCCACCCACCGCTCCCCAGAACCGTCGCCCTCCGACTGCACCGCCGACTCTCTGGCACGGTCGGACTCCCTGATCTCGTTCACCGTGGACCTTGGCCCCTCACTGATGAGCGAAGTGTTTGGCATAATTGACAGCCCTGACGGCATCAGGGAGGCGGGCCTCTGGTGGGAGGGAGAAGGGCCGGCCAATAGCTGCGACGCTGCCCCTTTATCCACCAACGCCGTTGCAGATTCCCCACGGGGGGCGGAGCTAAATGGCAGGGAGCGGTCAGACAAAGAATGGGAAGAGGGGAAAAATGGGGACTTGCCAAAACCGGAATCTCCAGGCACGGCGGTGAAGACCCCCGGAAGAATGGAGCCGGCAATGGAGGCAGAACGGTTTCTGAGGGCGGCTGATGTGTTGTCACGCCATTACGGGGGAGGCGGGCTCTTAAAACGACCTTTCCCCTCCAATGGGCGGGACTTCAGTCCTTATACGGGCTTTGGCCCGCCCACCCAGAGGAGCCCATGTACCGACCCCGAAGAGGACGAAATCAAAGTCTGA